In a single window of the Littorina saxatilis isolate snail1 linkage group LG5, US_GU_Lsax_2.0, whole genome shotgun sequence genome:
- the LOC138965935 gene encoding pro-neuregulin-1, membrane-bound isoform-like, which yields MIERVAKTLQVEVPPLANVQPQFSPLKATLFFDCQVTGDPPIKVTWLKEGLPLDVANQARYVVLPDQGTGSNRLLVTGATKADVGRYDCQASSTFGTHLDTAYVYKDEKAVTCDDTFSICSLTICGGHCPGDCQNSADPVFGTDTYTENSSICRSSIHAGVLGVMESGTVVWMNTAHTAPFTASLHHGVTSMAGGAENLAATPVGIDSTNH from the exons atgatcgaacgtgtagcaaagacct TGCAAGTTGAAGTACCTCCCCTGGCCAACGTCCAGCCTCAGTTCTCTCCCCTGAAGGCCACGCTCTTCTTCGACTGTCAGGTGACCGGCGACCCTCCAATCAAGGTGACATGGCTGAAGGAAGGACTACCGCTGGACGTGGCCAACCAGGCTCGCTACGTGGTGTTGCCTGACCAGGGGACGGGCTCAAATCGCCTGCTGGTGACAGGGGCAACAAAGGCTGACGTGGGTCGCTATGACTGTCAGGCGTCCAGCACCTTTGGCACACATCTCGACACTGCTTATGTGTACAAGGACGAGAAAGCGGTTACGTGCGATGACACCTTCTCCATTTGTAGCTTGACTATTTGCGGTGGTCATTGTCCTGGGGACTGCCAGAACTCCGCCGATCCCGTGTTTGGCACTGATACCTACACTGAGAATTCATCCATATGTCGATCCTCGATACACGCTGGAGTGCTGGGGGTGATGGAATCAGGCACCGTTGTCTGGATGAACACCGCACATACCGCCCCCTTCACCGCTTCTCTCCACCACGGCGTTACCTCTATGGCAGGTGGAGCGGAGAACCTAGCGGCAACACCGGTTGGCATTGACAGCACCAATCACTGA